In Euphorbia lathyris chromosome 2, ddEupLath1.1, whole genome shotgun sequence, the sequence GGACTTAAGCAGGCTGGAAGGCAATGGAATAAAGCTTTCACAAACAAGTTGATTCAATTGGGATATGTGAAATCCATACATGATTATTGTCTATTTACTAAAAGAACAACAGATGGCCAATTCCTTGCATTAATtgtatatgttgatgatgtaCTTATAACTGGTACATCAATGGAATTGATTGCagaaactaaaagagctttgaATGAGTCATTCACTATCAAAGATATGGGAGAAGCCAAGTATTTTTTGGGAATAGAACTAGCAAGATCAGACAAAGGTTTGCTTATTTCTCAATCAAAGTATATCAGGGATTTGATAAAGGATGCTGGATTGACAGAAGCTCATAGTGTAACTAGTCCTTTTGCATCAGGTGTTAAACTTGATGATGAAGGTTCTCCACTATACACTGAACCAGAGAGATACAGAAGAATGGTTGGCAGGTTGCTTTACCTTGGATTCACAAGGCCTGATATTTCCTTTGCTACACAACAATTGAGTCAGTATATGAGCAATCCAACAGTAATACATATGGAGACAGCAATACAtgtggtgaaatatttgaagaaTTCAATTAATGTTGGTTTGTTCTATGGTGTGGCAGCTGATTTGCGAAACATGGAGGCATACTGTGATTCAGATTGGGGAAGGTGCAAAATCACACGTAAGTCAGTAACCGGATATTGTGTTTTTATAGGGAAAAATTTGGTGTCTTGGAAGTCCAAAAAGCAAGGAACAGTCAGCAAAAGCTCTGCTGAAGCAGAGTACAGGGCTATGTCCACAACATCTTGCGAACTTAAATGGTTGTCATACTTATTATCTGAATTCAGGTATCAACCACAATTGCCGGTTCCCTTATATTGTGATAACCAAGCAGCCATTCACATAGCGGCTAATCCAGTATTTCATTAGCAAATGAAACATGTTGAAATAGATTGCCATATAGTCGGACAGCATATGGAATCAGGGTTTATTAGCACTCCTTATGTGAGTTCTTCTCAACAAATTGCTGATTTACTAACAAAGCCTTTGACATGACCTCAGATGGTCACAGCTTTGCATAAGATGCAGTTGTACACTTATGCAGATTATGGTTGTGCAAGTTGAAATTCAGAGTATCTCAACTTGAGGGGAGGCTGTTAGAATATATTGACCATCGTCTATATTAGTGTCATATAGACAAACCATTGTCTATATGATTGTCATATCGACAGACCATTGTCTATACTGGTGTCATATAGACAGAGGTTATATCATTGTCTATATTAGTGTCATATAGATAAAGGTATTAGTGTCTTTATGTATAATTGTAATTGTTTGACTATAAATACTGTAATCCTCTCTATTTCATATATACGAAAAtatctctttctcttcatcaaTATTCAATTCCAGTTAGGTTAATagtaaccgaaaacataattgAATCGAAGgtttttgttaatattattcGGTTAGGTGGTTTTTATGTACAGGTGTTATTCGATATCCAGTTATTTCAATCCGGTTTGATTTTCAAATCGGCCGACCATTAAACACCCCTAATTggttggttttgaacaaaatagtTTATAAATCACGGCCGCCTAACACATCAACATGTATAATGACTCATGAAAAaaggtttaaaatattatttaactattgatctatccaaaaactTGTCATTTGACTATTATCATGTTATCTTCACATTTGACTTATATTATCTTAATTGGTGAATTTTGATATAGAAATTTACTGTTATCCATTATATGTGATAATATTTTGACatctaatattttaaaatttatttaccatataaatttttttatgcgtaaaataattaattagattagtaATCTCTGGAATAAAATTTATCTAGAATAAATGCCTTGTCCAAGGGTTTTAAGGAGGTTTTAAAAGCTTCCCATCTGTTAAAGGCGCTGGCTTTTCTTCATCCGATTCTTACAAACCCAACTCACCAATTAGCATCCATTCTTACAAATCAAATTCGTCTTCCAACTCATTCAAACCTACAATGATCTCTTCTGATCCCAAAACCCCTGAATCACCAACAAACACGACGCCAGATGATGAAAAGTCGAAAGAACCCGCAAGCTCCTCATTTGGAACTCAAAGCGCGCAAGAATCAGATCAAGGAGATGAAACCTCTAAAAATCCTGGGGAAACTGTTCAAGGAGAAGAGGGTGAGGAAGACGATGGAGAAGAGGGAGAGTGCGGATTCTGTTtgttcatgaaaggaggtgGGTGCAGAGATGTTTTTATAGATTGGGAGAATTGCATCAAAGAGGCAGAGGATAAGGAGGAGAATATTGTCAACAAGTGTTTCGATGTTACTTCGGCTTTGAGGGAGTGTATGCAGGCTAATGCCGAATATTATGAGCCAATTTTGCGGGCAGAGAAGGCTGCAGAAGAGGAGGCCATGAAGGAATTGgacaaggaaaaggaaaaggaaaaggctTCAAAAGAATCACAGCCAAATTCCGTCGAGAATCAAGAGAAGGCTGTGGATCCTAAAGACTCAAAAAGCGACAATTAGATGGTTAGATGATTCTTGAAAGCAAATTCAGCTTATTTATTCTAACTTCAGCTGATTAAATTATAGAGCAAAttaggaaattcggattttATTTCTTACTTGGATATCTGGTTATATGAGATAATTACTGCAGAAAATAAATGATTATTTGTTTCCCACAATCTTAATAACTATGGTTTTGGCCAGCCAGTTCTTGTTATGTTCTGGTTATCTTGTTTTACTGGATGATGTTTAAGTAATAACTTCGATCAGATTTGTAGCTAGCTGCTTGTAGTAGTTGATTTATCTGATGGATTGCAGATGATATGTTTACATCAGAATTGATGGTTTATGATTTCATTCACTAATCTGATTTATGCGGTCATTGGCCAATGGGATAAGAATGCATTGATATTTCTTTCTGATATTGTTATTCTAGATAGTCTATTGAATGTAGTTTCTAATGAACAATGCTGAGAGTGTAGAAGAAATTCCATTTCAGTAGTTGGATAATACTCATTTGGGGGAGATTGTTCTGAGAATTAGTAGATTTGTGCCTAGAGTTGCTAAATAAAGAAGCAAATAGTTCAAGAAACCAGATCAAAGTCATAGCTTCTGTCATTGTTGACTTGATCTTCTAAATGAATACTAGCTGCTACATATGAAGAGATTTTGTATTGTGCTTGTTGTTGTTACTTTCTCAATTTTTTCCCCATGTGGTTGTTTAAATCTAGAATGAAGGTTTATATATGTCAAATATGGTTCACAAAGGTGTTCATTCACCAAATAGTTGAGGCCTGAAGCAGTTGGTTCTAAATAGGGAGAGCAATTTGGAcccaatatttatatatttgattaGTAGATAATAAGATGTGCTAAGACTAGAATGAAAAGTTACATACGGGGTTGTTTTAGACTAGTATGGAAGTCTCTATTTGTTGAATTTGGTTTTACAAAGGTTAATTCACCTTATCGCTAGGCATGAAGACATTGGTTCTAAATATGGAGAGCAATTTTTTCTGGCaatgttttaaatatttaacttataGACGAGAAGATGTGCTAAAGAAGGTGAATTATGAAAGAGATATATACTTCTAGTTTAGAGTTTTCTGTACCCATGATATCATGTGAACGATCTGCTAAAGTATAACAGTAGCTGCTTGATCTCTTATAACTTTATGCTTGCGCTCTGTTGATGTTTTTGTCACATGCCATTGCATAAGTATAACAGTAGCTGCTTGATCTTGAAGACCCTGCTAAGGTCTTCTGTTTAGTTTTCTAGGTGAGACAGAGAACATTTCGTTCATTATCCATAATTTTCCAGGCCATTGAATAGTTGCAGAGGGACAAATAGTTTAACTCTTAAATTGATTGATTCAAGTACAAAATTCTGTAATATACAAGGAGGCATTGGATATAGTTCTCCTGCTACTTCTATAGTTAATATGAGAAAGCTAAGAAGGATAACCTATCAGTAATATTTTTTTGGATGCTTTCTATATCTTACATTTTCGGCAGAATGAAAGATCGTTCAGTTTTCTCAGCTTATAAACATTTAGTTCAGTCTTTTTCCCCCTTGAGGCTAAGACATCTCCTTGTTGATATTGTTCGGTGATGTGTATTTGATGGAGGATGAGAATAAATCAATCTGAAATAAGATGGCTGATTGCTACCTCCATGATATCATTTTACTTCAGCTCTTCTAGGCATAGTGTTAGAGAGACAGGttatctttctcattttttatccTTCATGTTTGTAAGTTCTGTGGATTGTTAATGGCTTCTATATGAGATTTATACACATGATGAACTTAGAAACTACTTTATGCAATTTGGTTATTATGCGTTAGTTTCCAGTTAACAGCTAACATAAACTAGAACTACCAGACATATAAATCAAAAATATTTCTATTATTTGCCTAATATGAGCTTAGAGATGGATCTATTTATCCATACTTCTCTCAAATTCATACATAAACATAGATAggaaatatgagtgcatggtcATGATTGCTAGGATAAACAATTTTCCTCTATTAGTTAATATCCTGCTGCTGCCTGAAACCTTAGTAATGAAAAGAAAGGTTATTCTATTCGTCTTTGTCGTCCTCATCATAGTTGAAAGGTAGTGGAACTGACTTGAATGCACGGTATTTTCCAACATTGTTCAAATGCTCATTCTCCAACCTGTTCAACATTATTTCCAGTTATCAACATTGTTTCGAACTTCAAATTTTCATTAACAATCAGATTTTACCTAAAGAAACTCCACACTCCTCGACGGATAATCTCAAGACTAGCAACAATAGCTACGGTTGTTTCTTTGTGCAAGCTAGAGATTTTCAAGCCCATAACAGTTTGCAGCCATGCAAATCTCAGCAACACATTCAATACCTATATATGCATATCAACCATTTTAGTTTCATAAGAAAGACACTGAAATAACATGAAACGATATATACTTTGTTTTGTGAGAGATTGATTAGTTCGAGTTTAATCAGAACCTCTCCCAATTAAGAAGATTTTCTGCTTGAGCTAGGTATAGAACTCGAGACACAGCTTCAGAGACTAGATGAATTTGCATTACTAACCATTGCTAGAAAATATACAGATTTGTAAGGAACAAGGAGTTTGTCCCTGAGCCAGGGATTTTTGGAATGGGGCCGAAGAAGTCCCCAATCGTTTACGAAATCCCAATATGTACTAAAGCTTGCTGCTGCTATTGAGAATATCCATACAAATATTACCCAACTATCGTCTTTGTATAGGCTGTAAGCTGTCCGCAGGACAACTGCGAATATCGTTAGCAAATATTTCAATCCATTGTATCCTTGATGTGCATCTTTCTCTTCAACGAGCCGTCGCGCGCACTGAAGTAGACGAATCCAGTATGGAATCACAGCAACAATGAAGTAGAATATGTTGTATACAACATTTGTTTTGCAGCTGTTTTCTCTGACTTTATAGTCTCCCCAGCCATAGTAGCAGACATAGAACTCCAGACTTCTGAACAATTGAACCTGTATCCAAcaatttttttatgttgttagtATCGCATCAAAcattaacaaatttatattaaatatgGCATTTATTGCTGGTCAGTTGCTAACCTCGCTAGTTAGATGATCTGCCAAGAAGAAATCAGGGAGTCTGACCTggaaaacaaacaaacttaTTTTAAAGTTATTTAAATCCGGTATCTGAAAGTTTCATCCGAGTCGTTTTGTATATTTTACCTTGTAGAGGGGAGCAGCTATACAACGAAAGACACATACAAGGAAGAAGAAGCGATTGGAGCGGAATAAGACATTGAATGGAAGGAACAGTAGCACAAGTAGAAACTTCAGCAGGACAAAACAAATATGATAAGTTTCATTAAGTTAGATGAAGAAACAAATTGATTAGATTAGTTGAAGAATCTTACTATAACCAAAATTAGAGGTAGAAGTTCGGTATATTTCTGATAGTCTAAGGTTTTCGGGTCCATTTCCATGTCAAGATTAGCAAGAATACAGAGCAGTGCTAATACTGCAATACCGAAAGCGATAAGAAGAACTTCTCTATATCCTATTTCCTTTCCTTGTTGAAAACCAAATATAAATGCATAATTCACTCTGAATCTCCTCCACAAATATATATTTGCAGCAAACATAATCATGTGTAGGACAAGGAATCCGAAACAGCTGCAAGAGACCACTTCAATTTATAAGTCATTTTTGTCAAACATCCATATGAATTGGTTTTGTTCTTAGGATTACCTGTAAAGTGGAAACATCGTTGACATATATACTTCTCTTCCGGATTTATtcatgagattttgaaaatgaaTAATCAGACAAAGGTCTAATATCAGAGCGAAGCAGCAACCCGAAAAGAAACCTGGAAAATTAACAGATTAATGTACTGATTGCAGTAAACACCAAATTAAAGACAGCTTTTTACCCATTGCAAATGTTGTCCTGTGTCTTTCTATTTTGGCCAGTGGTCTCAAGATGTTCATGCCCTTTCGACGATTCGAATTTGCGAAATGCTTGATGAATGTAGCTTCTACCCTTTCCATGAGTTTGTTTACCTGTCATGTGTACATATATAGGTGTTGTTGTTAGTTTTAAGCAAGTATGGAATTGAAGAGAAAGATGAGATTAGATAGTGAATAGCTCACTTCATCCGAGTTACCGAGGTAGGAATTATCGACTGATTTCATGTATGGTTTTGATGCATTTCTTGATGTAATCTGTAGCAAAAAAAGAAGCAGATGAATAAAAATGATctgggttttagctacatatatcatatgtttataaactaaattacCTTATCATACTTCTTCATGATTTTGGAAAATCCCAAGGTATTCAAGAAACTGAAACTCTTGAGAAGGCGAAGTTTGTGGTGAAATTCAATGAAAGCGAGCTTGAGTTGCTCCTCTACTCTCCGAAGATTTTCTTTTGTGAATTTCAGTTCATTCGTCTGGTCGACTTTGAGGAATTCTTTAATGGTGGAACGAGGACTTTCACGTGTGTTGTTCATCTTCACATGGTCAAGTACCTCTAATTGACCAGGTTTATTTCCTTTCTTTTTACTAGGCTTTCTATCATTATCATCATCGTCGTCATCTCTTTTACCATAATTCAATTCATCTGAGTTTTCATCTTCTTCGATCACATCCATAACATGAACTCTTCCTACAAACCAACAACttctaaataacaaaaaaaaaaaaaaaacaatacaaaACATATGAATCGAACTCTTACTCATTGTTCGAGCCCCGAAAGGGGTAGAAGCAGCCAAAGCAGCAGTAGAAGCAGCGACATCAGAAGCGAGACGAGTCATATCAGCAGTTCTATCAGACCAACCGTCGGGATTCTCAACTTTGATTCTAAAAGCAATCAAAGCATCCATTTGTTTATTCAACAAATCAGCTTCTTTCATGACTTCATCAGCTTTCTTCTTGTAAAACTTGTTCACCTTATTCAATTCATTATCAAGTCTTTTGAAATAAACAAGCTCATACTCTCCACCTTCATCAGAAGACATTAGGAAAATAGTTTCAAAGCTCTCGGAGCCCTCGCGGTGCACATTATTAACCAAAATGGCTTGGCATTCCATGtcattagaagaagaagaagaggaagaggaagttgGGGTGTAATTTCTTGTCAAACCACTGAAAGCTCTGTACAAAGTTAGCTTTCTTGTCAAACCACCACCAGATGatgatgttgttgttgttgttggagGTGGCTTATATCTTTGTATTTCTCTCAAAAGGGTTTTTAAGAAATTATAATCCATGTATGCTTCTTTCCATTCTGGCACCAGTTGTGCCCTGAATTCTTTCCCAAACTTcattcttttttgttttgtagCAGCAAAATGAGTGATCAATTCAGCTTCTCATTCGACATCCACCGTCGCCTTGACACGACCCGTTTAATACATTACAATATATATCACATACATAATACATTGTTTCTAATCAAAATTcttacaaacaaaaaaaaagtttttttgtttttattctctagagaaaatatcaaattttatgagaaataaaattgaattctTTCAAAATGCAGAAAATGAATGTTAAGATTAACCAGAAGAGGAAAATGTGACAAATTGAAAAGAAcctttgaatatatatatatatagggtttgCCTGAAAAGGAATagataaagaaattaatttaaaaaagtaGAGAGAAACAAAAGATCATACAATGTCAATGGGGGAGACAATGTTGATTCCATCATTTTTCCGGTGGTAGAAATGTGGATCTGGAAACAATCTGAAACCAGAAGAaagtaaattgaattaaaaacaacagtaaaaattatttattttaacacactattttcacatttataTTCGGGAATGTTTTTCTTCTttagagaaatgatatttgtcCTTtcacaaaaattttaaaaaaatctttGGCCAATTTTAGTCCAGTCCTTGTATTATTGTTGTAACATTTTCTATCAGTTTTGAAATGACCTCAATCCAATAGCAAACAATTAGGAGGGACTGAATTCCGCGTCTCTTCAGTGAGAAAATGAATAGTAAAAGTACCTTAAGCTTTATTTCCAATATTATTTATAGATAATTACATATTTAAAGTGTTTCACACTTTACACGTGTAAGCTCCTGATTGCATTCGGTAATGTATATTTTTACGTGTAAATCTCTAATTGGCTTCGAACTCCTTTCCCTTTATGTCATTTCGTAATATACGACGTATTCAAAGGATTGTAGTTTGAGGTCGGAAACGTTGATTGGTTCACATGTTTAGCTAGTTTCAATTCAAGTCTTTGTATGTGCCACAATCCTTTAAACTTGATAAGTATGGTCCCTTTCACTGGTTTGGTTGGCCCAATTATTTtatgggctaattacaaatctagcccaattaagaggggtcatttacatatctaacccactttgcttctattttatcaaattagattatttcatccactttggacaaaattactcTTAGTTCTATTAATCGATGGATCGATTTCTGATATCAATTGTTAGCCATTTTTGAAGTATTATattcaatttcccgtagaaatggtatgtttttagcttatacgtctgcttttctcgctggtcttgcctctttcttcatctataatggtatcgtttcaatttttttaattttccaccatttttctccattattgtcgcatttcgtcgcaaatgcgacaatatTTGTCGCagttcgtcacaaatgcgacaatatTTGTCGCagttcgtcacaaatgcgacaagagttgtcgcatctgcgacaagagttgtcgcatctgCGAAATTCGtcataaatgcgacaacaatggaggaaaatggtggaaaatatagaaaattgaaacgataGCATTAtaaatgaagaaagaggcaagaccagcgaAAAAAGCAGGCGTATAGactaaaaacataccatttttacgggaaattgaacataatacttcaaaaatctcaaaaatcgctaacgattgataTCAAAAATCGAAGAAGATgagccgaagaagaagaagaagatgatgatgatgatgatgatgatgatgatgatgaagcgGAAAAAGAAGAAACAGAAGCAGATCCATCGatcaatagaactaagggtaattttgtccaaaatggatgaaatggtctaatttggtaagatggaaACAAAGTggattagatatgtaaatgacccctcttaattgggctagatttgtaattagcccttattttATCTCATATCAATctgtatttttataattttatattctgAAAATTTAAGTTATTTGATGTGTTATATAATGTTGTGTTGCAATCATATAGTATTTCACTTTTGAATAGAGGATAATTATTTTTaagcaataataaaaaaatagaggGTTGTATGTTATGAcataatagtaaaaaaaaaaacaacacaaaataaataaatttgatgTAAAAGTCAAATATTGTGAAATAATAGTATATTCGTAAtaagtgatttttttatttaactaaaatttttAAGTGATGTTATCAAACAAGTTAAATATTTAAGCACTTAATATATTAACtgtttctttcaaaaaaaaaaaaaatatatgtctTTAGTCATGGGACACAATCAGTATTAAGTGGGACGTGAGCTTAAGGAATTATGTCACATTAGACAATAATTATCATGTCATTTATGTAACGACTCGATCCTGGAATGGTGGCATAGGAGTAAAAAGCCCGAGCAAACATAAATTTTATAATACATTGGGAGTACAATATCCTTTAGTTATAAAAagagatttatattttttttattatatctacaCGAAACGATTGTAGCATTAATTCTTttatctatatattttttaaggaGTAACATACTCGAGGAGTATTctaatttttcttcttctgaatAATGAGCAATTCTAAAAGATCACGATAAGGGTAGAAAAGAACTCTTACATAAATTGGGAGAGAGTTATTATGGTAATTAGCAAGGAGTGTTTCCAATACATGTATCGATTTTataactataaaactaaaagAGAAAGTTAGGACTTAGAATAATATCTACATACGGTTTTCACAACAAATAATCTTCTcttttctttcacaatttataCCAAGCGCTCTTAAAATTCGAATTTCCCATCAACATGCACTTCCCTCAGTATTTTTAACATATCTCATATTGTTTCAGTTCTATTTTGGGTGATTCAAATTGTGTTGGAAAGTTAAGGCAAAAATGTACAACTTTTATGAGATCACAAGAGATGAATTTAGGAGGAAGATAAACTTATGGAGAATCGCCGATCG encodes:
- the LOC136220366 gene encoding phosphate transporter PHO1 homolog 3-like isoform X6 → MKFGKEFRAQLVPEWKEAYMDYNFLKTLLREIQRYKPPPTTTTTSSSGGGLTRKLTLYRAFSGLTRNYTPTSSSSSSSSNDMECQAILVNNVHREGSESFETIFLMSSDEGGEYELVYFKRLDNELNKVNKFYKKKADEVMKEADLLNKQMDALIAFRIKVENPDGWSDRTADMTLHVMDVIEEDENSDELNYGKRDDDDDDNDRKPSKKKGNKPGQLEVLDHVKMNNTRESPRSTIKEFLKVDQTNELKFTKENLRRVEEQLKLAFIEFHHKLRLLKSFSFLNTLGFSKIMKKYDKITSRNASKPYMKSVDNSYLGNSDEVNKLMERVEATFIKHFANSNRRKGMNILRPLAKIERHRTTFAMGFFSGCCFALILDLCLIIHFQNLMNKSGREVYMSTMFPLYSCFGFLVLHMIMFAANIYLWRRFRVNYAFIFGFQQGKEIGYREVLLIAFGIAVLALLCILANLDMEMDPKTLDYQKYTELLPLILVIFLLVLLFLPFNVLFRSNRFFFLVCVFRCIAAPLYKVRLPDFFLADHLTSEVQLFRSLEFYVCYYGWGDYKVRENSCKTNVVYNIFYFIVAVIPYWIRLLQCARRLVEEKDAHQGYNGLKYLLTIFAVVLRTAYSLYKDDSWVIFVWIFSIAAASFSTYWDFVNDWGLLRPHSKNPWLRDKLLVPYKSVYFLAMVLNVLLRFAWLQTVMGLKISSLHKETTVAIVASLEIIRRGVWSFFRLENEHLNNVGKYRAFKSVPLPFNYDEDDKDE
- the LOC136220366 gene encoding phosphate transporter PHO1 homolog 3-like isoform X4, giving the protein MKFGKEFRAQLVPEWKEAYMDYNFLKTLLREIQRYKPPPTTTTTSSSGGGLTRKLTLYRAFSGLTRNYTPTSSSSSSSSNDMECQAILVNNVHREGSESFETIFLMSSDEGGEYELVYFKRLDNELNKVNKFYKKKADEVMKEADLLNKQMDALIAFRIKVENPDGWSDRTADMTRLASDVAASTAALAASTPFGARTMSKIHVMDVIEEDENSDELNYGKRDDDDDDNDRKPSKKKGNKPGQLEVLDHVKMNNTRESPRSTIKEFLKVDQTNELKFTKENLRRVEEQLKLAFIEFHHKLRLLKSFSFLNTLGFSKIMKKYDKITSRNASKPYMKSVDNSYLGNSDEVNKLMERVEATFIKHFANSNRRKGMNILRPLAKIERHRTTFAMGFFSGCCFALILDLCLIIHFQNLMNKSGREVYMSTMFPLYSCFGFLVLHMIMFAANIYLWRRFRVNYAFIFGFQQGKEIGYREVLLIAFGIAVLALLCILANLDMEMDPKTLDYQKYTELLPLILVIFLLVLLFLPFNVLFRSNRFFFLVCVFRCIAAPLYKVRLPDFFLADHLTSEVQLFRSLEFYVCYYGWGDYKVRENSCKTNVVYNIFYFIVAVIPYWIRLLQCARRLVEEKDAHQGYNGLKYLLTIFAVVLRTAYSLYKDDSWVIFVWIFSIAAASFSTYWDFVNDWGLLRPHSKNPWLRDKLLVPYKSVYFLAMVLNVLLRFAWLQTVMGLKISSLHKETTVAIVASLEIIRRGVWSFFRLENEHLNNVGKYRAFKSVPLPFNYDEDDKDE
- the LOC136220366 gene encoding phosphate transporter PHO1 homolog 3-like isoform X2, translated to MKFGKEFRAQLVPEWKEAYMDYNFLKTLLREIQRYKPPPTTTTTSSSGGGLTRKLTLYRAFSGLTRNYTPTSSSSSSSSNDMECQAILVNNVHREGSESFETIFLMSSDEGGEYELVYFKRLDNELNKVNKFYKKKADEVMKEADLLNKQMDALIAFRIKVENPDGWSDRTADMTRLASDVAASTAALAASTPFGARTMSKRRVHVMDVIEEDENSDELNYGKRDDDDDDNDRKPSKKKGNKPGQLEVLDHVKMNNTRESPRSTIKEFLKVDQTNELKFTKENLRRVEEQLKLAFIEFHHKLRLLKSFSFLNTLGFSKIMKKYDKITSRNASKPYMKSVDNSYLGNSDEVNKLMERVEATFIKHFANSNRRKGMNILRPLAKIERHRTTFAMGFFSGCCFALILDLCLIIHFQNLMNKSGREVYMSTMFPLYSCFGFLVLHMIMFAANIYLWRRFRVNYAFIFGFQQGKEIGYREVLLIAFGIAVLALLCILANLDMEMDPKTLDYQKYTELLPLILVIFLLVLLFLPFNVLFRSNRFFFLVCVFRCIAAPLYKVRLPDFFLADHLTSEVQLFRSLEFYVCYYGWGDYKVRENSCKTNVVYNIFYFIVAVIPYWIRLLQCARRLVEEKDAHQGYNGLKYLLTIFAVVLRTAYSLYKDDSWVIFVWIFSIAAASFSTYWDFVNDWGLLRPHSKNPWLRDKLLVPYKSVYFLAMVLNVLLRFAWLQTVMGLKISSLHKETTVAIVASLEIIRRGVWSFFRLENEHLNNVGKYRAFKSVPLPFNYDEDDKDE
- the LOC136220366 gene encoding phosphate transporter PHO1 homolog 3-like isoform X5 yields the protein MKFGKEFRAQLVPEWKEAYMDYNFLKTLLREIQRYKPPPTTTTTSSSGGGLTRKLTLYRAFSGLTRNYTPTSSSSSSSSNDMECQAILVNNVHREGSESFETIFLMSSDEGGEYELVYFKRLDNELNKVNKFYKKKADEVMKEADLLNKQMDALIAFRIKVENPDGWSDRTADMTRLASDVAASTAALAASTPFGARTMSKSSIHMFYELNYGKRDDDDDDNDRKPSKKKGNKPGQLEVLDHVKMNNTRESPRSTIKEFLKVDQTNELKFTKENLRRVEEQLKLAFIEFHHKLRLLKSFSFLNTLGFSKIMKKYDKITSRNASKPYMKSVDNSYLGNSDEVNKLMERVEATFIKHFANSNRRKGMNILRPLAKIERHRTTFAMGFFSGCCFALILDLCLIIHFQNLMNKSGREVYMSTMFPLYSCFGFLVLHMIMFAANIYLWRRFRVNYAFIFGFQQGKEIGYREVLLIAFGIAVLALLCILANLDMEMDPKTLDYQKYTELLPLILVIFLLVLLFLPFNVLFRSNRFFFLVCVFRCIAAPLYKVRLPDFFLADHLTSEVQLFRSLEFYVCYYGWGDYKVRENSCKTNVVYNIFYFIVAVIPYWIRLLQCARRLVEEKDAHQGYNGLKYLLTIFAVVLRTAYSLYKDDSWVIFVWIFSIAAASFSTYWDFVNDWGLLRPHSKNPWLRDKLLVPYKSVYFLAMVLNVLLRFAWLQTVMGLKISSLHKETTVAIVASLEIIRRGVWSFFRLENEHLNNVGKYRAFKSVPLPFNYDEDDKDE
- the LOC136220366 gene encoding phosphate transporter PHO1 homolog 3-like isoform X1, with the protein product MKFGKEFRAQLVPEWKEAYMDYNFLKTLLREIQRYKPPPTTTTTSSSGGGLTRKLTLYRAFSGLTRNYTPTSSSSSSSSNDMECQAILVNNVHREGSESFETIFLMSSDEGGEYELVYFKRLDNELNKVNKFYKKKADEVMKEADLLNKQMDALIAFRIKVENPDGWSDRTADMTRLASDVAASTAALAASTPFGARTMSKSSIHMFCIVFFFFLLFRSCWFVGRVHVMDVIEEDENSDELNYGKRDDDDDDNDRKPSKKKGNKPGQLEVLDHVKMNNTRESPRSTIKEFLKVDQTNELKFTKENLRRVEEQLKLAFIEFHHKLRLLKSFSFLNTLGFSKIMKKYDKITSRNASKPYMKSVDNSYLGNSDEVNKLMERVEATFIKHFANSNRRKGMNILRPLAKIERHRTTFAMGFFSGCCFALILDLCLIIHFQNLMNKSGREVYMSTMFPLYSCFGFLVLHMIMFAANIYLWRRFRVNYAFIFGFQQGKEIGYREVLLIAFGIAVLALLCILANLDMEMDPKTLDYQKYTELLPLILVIFLLVLLFLPFNVLFRSNRFFFLVCVFRCIAAPLYKVRLPDFFLADHLTSEVQLFRSLEFYVCYYGWGDYKVRENSCKTNVVYNIFYFIVAVIPYWIRLLQCARRLVEEKDAHQGYNGLKYLLTIFAVVLRTAYSLYKDDSWVIFVWIFSIAAASFSTYWDFVNDWGLLRPHSKNPWLRDKLLVPYKSVYFLAMVLNVLLRFAWLQTVMGLKISSLHKETTVAIVASLEIIRRGVWSFFRLENEHLNNVGKYRAFKSVPLPFNYDEDDKDE